In the Penaeus chinensis breed Huanghai No. 1 chromosome 31, ASM1920278v2, whole genome shotgun sequence genome, one interval contains:
- the LOC125041700 gene encoding pollen-specific leucine-rich repeat extensin-like protein 1 gives MKMARRGGADPTPICRCRVLYLGSSVPQVTKDGLQGIQEPLRELYPAEGAVSARGIDSWLSVWSNGLLLENVDENQKKVTRFFPIDSLHYCAAVRYVVVSGGGDATVPRFLPLDSPFARNPNINHPPLFACIMRRTTGIKVLECHAFICKRETPANALVRCCFHAYADSMYARTLEGGNSQYGSVYGGRATEERAIEIEDFSSAASEIIPVSVNSSPTQEAPASPTSQGSPGDEISIYNGDENHKVWAGPPKTETDLIYSEYNSGTMRSARSTSSLYGTAGGTRPSRPRQMIMPSVAPPPPPEVDKDKKSKKDSKNKSRRDDDEMSRLTNGVPTRPASVVNGGPRHHNGSLPRHMNGHSSPPKGKGKFPRLLHGSSSLSDRRSKGMRGPPPFIMVQGPPGPPGPHGPPMPHGPPGPHGPHGPPGIHGPPGPHGPPGPHGPPGPPHMVPPMGPPMGPMPPPPHMMPLQGPPPPHMLPPPGPHHAMLPPPGPMAAYGPPGPHGPPGRRPPSRVLEEPIYMPSTRPLSPTASYQPGHFPHEQYLLQQYATTGRPKHKKKKKSKKESDEDIYGRKGHLNERAFSYSIREEHRSRSYGSLAGIGEDSMSKKDREILQMVADLDLSGDELERVEPRPGVYRPPHSDRLSAAGTITSRISRASRR, from the coding sequence ATGAAGATGGCCAGGCGAGGAGGCGCGGACCCAACACCCATATGCCGTTGCCGAGTGTTGTACCTGGGGTCCTCGGTGCCCCAGGTCACGAAGGATGGCCTGCAGGGCATCCAGGAACCCCTGAGAGAGCTGTATCCTGCTGAAGGGGCGGTCAGTGCCCGAGGGATCGACTCATGGCTTTCTGTGTGGTCGAACGGACTTCTGTTGGAGAATGTCGACGAGAACCAGAAAAAGGTCACTCGGTTCTTCCCCATCGACTCTCTCCATTACTGCGCCGCCGTCAGGTACGTGGTCGTGTCGGGCGGCGGGGATGCGACCGTCCCGAGGTTCCTGCCGCTGGACTCGCCCTTCGCCCGGAACCCCAACATCAACCACCCGCCGCTCTTCGCCTGCATCATGCGCAGGACCACAGGCATCAAGGTGCTGGAATGCCACGCTTTCATCTGTAAGCGTGAGACGCCTGCCAATGCGCTCGTGCGCTGCTGCTTCCACGCCTATGCGGACTCCATGTACGCCCGCACCCTGGAGGGCGGAAACAGCCAGTACGGCTCCGTGTACGGCGGCCGGGCCACGGAGGAACGGGCCATCGAAATCGAGGACTTCAGCAGTGCCGCTTCTGAAATCATTCCTGTGTCGGTGAACTCGTCCCCGACCCAGGAAGCGCCGGCCTCCCCGACCTCACAGGGCTCGCCCGGGGACGAAATATCCATATACAACGGCGACGAGAATCACAAGGTGTGGGCGGGGCCGCCGAAGACGGAGACTGACCTCATCTACTCGGAATACAATTCGGGCACGATGCGATCGGCGAGGTCCACGTCGTCGCTCTACGGCACGGCCGGCGGCACGAGACCTTCGCGGCCGCGGCAGATGATCATGCCCTCCGTGGCCCCGCCGCCGCCACCGGAGGTGGACAAGGACAAAAAGTCAAAGAAGGACTCGAAAAATAAGTCTCGGCGCGACGACGACGAGATGAGTCGCCTGACCAACGGCGTCCCGACGCGCCCCGCCAGCGTCGTCAACGGCGGCCCGCGGCACCACAACGGCAGCCTCCCCAGGCACATGAACGGCCACTCTTCGCCGCCCAAGGGCAAGGGCAAGTTCCCTCGCCTCCTACACGGGAGCAGCAGCCTCTCCGACAGGAGGAGCAAGGGCATGAGgggcccccctcccttcatcatgGTCCAGGGGCCACCCGGACCTCCTGGACCCCACGGGCCGCCCATGCCTCATGGCCCGCCGGGGCCACATGGGCCACACGGGCCGCCTGGAATTCATGGGCCTCCTGGTCCCCACGGTCCACCAGGGCCGCACGGACCCCCGGGGCCTCCCCACATGGTGCCCCCCATGGGTCCCCCGATGGGTCCCATGCCGCCTCCTCCTCACATGATGCCCCTCCAGGGCCCTCCGCCTCCTCATATGCTGCCCCCGCCGGGCCCTCATCACGCCATGCTGCCTCCGCCCGGGCCTATGGCAGCCTATGGACCCCCTGGGCCCCACGGGCCTCCGGGCAGACGACCGCCGTCCCGCGTCCTCGAGGAACCTATTTACATGCCCTCCACGCGGCCTCTGAGCCCCACGGCCTCCTACCAGCCCGGCCACTTCCCCCACGAGCAGTACCTCCTGCAGCAGTACGCCACCACCGGCCGCCCCaagcataagaagaagaaaaagagcaaaaaggaaTCCGACGAGGACATCTACGGCAGGAAAGGGCACCTGAACGAGCGAGCTTTCTCCTACAGCATCCGGGAGGAGCACAGGTCTCGCTCGTACGGCTCCTTGGCGGGTATCGGCGAGGACTCCATGAGTAAGAAGGATCGCGAGATCCTCCAGATGGTCGCGGACCTCGATCTGAGCGGCGATGAACTGGAGCGCGTGGAGCCTCGGCCCGGAGTGTACCGCCCCCCGCACTCCGACCGATTATCCGCCGCGGGTACCATCACCTCCAGAATCTCCAGAGCCTCCCGACGGTGA